A genomic window from Vagococcus entomophilus includes:
- a CDS encoding UDP-N-acetylglucosamine 1-carboxyvinyltransferase, translated as MKQIKIRGGKPLSGTVTVSGAKNSAVALIPAAILADSPVYLDGVPDIQDVHALIEILEIMGVKASFDSNRLVIDPSEMVSIPMPSGKINSLRASYYFMGALLGKFGSGVVGLPGGCYLGPRPIDLHIKGFEALGAHVTTEHGATYLRTEEEGLTGNRIYMDVVSVGATINVLLAAVKAKGKTIIENAAKEPEIIDVATLLNNMGASIKGAGTNEIRVEGVETLHGCRHTIIPDRIEAGTYLALAAAVGGGITVNNVIYEHLESFLAKMQEMGVKMTVKEDSIQVLPVSEPLHPISVRTYPYPGFATDLQQPITPLLLLAGGESFIEDTIYQKRINHIPELVRMGAKAKVEGNMIILEGIAQLKGATVEASDLRAGACLVIAGLLAEGETTILNVEYILRGYDHIIEKLSGLGADIEMLDLPDSAELGEKA; from the coding sequence ATGAAACAAATAAAAATTAGAGGTGGGAAGCCTCTTTCTGGCACTGTGACAGTTAGTGGAGCCAAAAATAGTGCGGTTGCGTTAATTCCTGCAGCAATATTAGCAGACTCACCTGTTTATTTAGATGGTGTACCAGATATTCAAGATGTCCATGCTCTAATTGAAATTCTTGAAATTATGGGTGTGAAAGCATCTTTTGATTCGAATCGTTTGGTCATTGACCCAAGTGAGATGGTTTCAATTCCGATGCCTTCTGGGAAAATCAATAGTTTACGAGCTTCTTATTATTTTATGGGAGCACTTTTAGGAAAATTTGGTTCAGGAGTAGTAGGACTGCCAGGAGGGTGTTACTTAGGACCACGTCCCATTGATTTACATATAAAGGGTTTTGAAGCGTTAGGAGCACATGTCACAACTGAACATGGTGCCACTTATTTAAGAACAGAAGAAGAAGGGCTAACAGGCAATAGAATTTATATGGATGTTGTGTCTGTTGGTGCGACGATTAATGTGTTGTTAGCTGCTGTAAAAGCGAAAGGCAAAACCATTATAGAAAATGCGGCAAAAGAACCAGAAATTATAGATGTTGCGACGCTATTAAATAATATGGGGGCTAGCATTAAAGGAGCAGGTACAAATGAAATTCGTGTAGAAGGAGTCGAAACCTTACATGGATGTAGACATACCATTATTCCAGATAGAATTGAAGCAGGGACTTATCTTGCACTGGCAGCAGCAGTTGGTGGTGGTATTACGGTGAATAATGTTATCTATGAGCATTTAGAAAGTTTTTTAGCTAAAATGCAAGAGATGGGTGTCAAGATGACGGTTAAAGAGGACAGTATTCAGGTTTTACCCGTGAGCGAACCCTTACACCCTATCAGTGTTAGAACCTATCCTTATCCTGGATTTGCCACGGACTTACAACAACCGATTACCCCGTTATTACTTTTAGCTGGAGGAGAAAGTTTTATTGAAGATACGATCTATCAAAAGCGTATTAACCATATTCCAGAGCTCGTTAGAATGGGTGCAAAAGCAAAAGTAGAAGGGAATATGATTATTCTAGAAGGGATAGCACAGCTAAAAGGAGCCACAGTTGAAGCCAGTGACTTACGTGCTGGAGCTTGTTTGGTTATAGCAGGTCTTCTTGCAGAAGGAGAAACAACGATTTTAAATGTCGAATATATTCTTAGAGGATACGACCATATTATTGAAAAACTATCTGGATTGGGTGCGGATATTGAAATGCTTGACTTGCCTGATTCAGCAGAACTAGGAGAGAAAGCATGA
- the rho gene encoding transcription termination factor Rho: MSDYLTMGELENKTLKEIYSFAKDFKIPYYSQMNKKELSLAVIRAQAEKQGFFLMEGILDIVSQDGYGFLRPINYTSSQEDIYISASQIRRFSLRKGDKVTGKARPPKESERFYGLMHVESVNGKNPEEAKERPHFPALTPLYPEKQLVLETTSGRLSTRTIDLLSPVGFGQRGLVVAPPKAGKTSILKEIANGITQNHPEVELIMLLIDERPEEVTDIERSVKGDVVSSTFDQQPENHTRVCELVLERAMRLVEDKRDVVILMDSITRLARAYNLVIPPSGRTLSGGIDPAAFYKPKRFFGAARNIEEGGSLTILATALVDTGSRMDDVIYEEFKGTGNMELHLSRELAERRIFPAIDIKKSGTRKEELLLDKTQLDETFKIRNHLRGDSIEYTEQFLRFLKKTKSNQLFLSEFQEVNFGKANGQKKSKR, translated from the coding sequence ATGAGTGATTACTTAACAATGGGAGAATTAGAGAACAAAACGCTAAAAGAAATTTATTCTTTTGCGAAAGATTTCAAAATCCCTTACTACAGTCAAATGAATAAAAAAGAACTTTCACTTGCTGTAATCCGAGCACAAGCTGAAAAGCAAGGCTTTTTCTTAATGGAAGGAATATTAGATATCGTTTCTCAAGATGGCTATGGTTTTTTGCGTCCGATTAACTATACTTCCAGTCAAGAAGACATCTATATTTCTGCTTCGCAAATTAGACGTTTTAGCCTTCGAAAAGGGGACAAGGTTACTGGAAAAGCTCGACCACCAAAAGAATCGGAGCGCTTTTACGGATTGATGCATGTAGAAAGTGTAAATGGAAAAAATCCAGAAGAAGCCAAAGAACGCCCTCATTTCCCTGCTTTGACACCACTCTATCCAGAGAAACAGTTAGTTCTAGAAACAACGTCAGGACGACTTTCTACCAGAACGATTGATTTGCTCTCTCCAGTTGGATTTGGCCAACGTGGACTAGTTGTTGCTCCACCAAAGGCTGGTAAAACCAGTATTTTAAAGGAAATTGCAAATGGTATCACACAAAATCATCCGGAGGTAGAGTTAATCATGCTATTGATTGATGAGCGTCCAGAAGAAGTTACAGATATCGAAAGAAGCGTCAAAGGAGATGTTGTATCCTCGACCTTTGATCAGCAACCTGAAAACCATACACGCGTATGTGAGCTTGTCTTAGAACGCGCGATGCGTTTAGTAGAAGACAAACGGGACGTTGTGATTTTGATGGATAGCATTACTCGTTTGGCACGTGCATACAATTTAGTGATTCCACCAAGCGGCAGAACACTAAGTGGAGGGATTGATCCCGCTGCTTTTTATAAGCCTAAACGATTTTTTGGCGCGGCACGTAACATTGAAGAAGGGGGAAGTTTAACGATTTTGGCAACTGCTTTAGTGGATACCGGTAGTCGGATGGATGACGTGATTTACGAAGAGTTTAAGGGGACGGGAAACATGGAACTCCATTTATCAAGAGAGCTTGCTGAAAGACGAATCTTCCCAGCCATTGATATCAAGAAATCAGGCACGCGTAAAGAAGAGTTATTACTAGATAAAACGCAATTAGATGAAACGTTTAAAATCCGCAATCACCTGCGAGGCGACTCGATTGAGTACACCGAGCAATTCTTACGCTTCTTAAAAAAGACTAAAAGCAATCAACTTTTTCTTAGCGAATTTCAAGAAGTAAATTTTGGCAAAGCAAATGGCCAAAAAAAATCAAAAAGATAA
- a CDS encoding type B 50S ribosomal protein L31 has product MKENIHPNYQPVVFMDSTTGFKFLSGSTKSSQETVEWEDGNTYPVIRVEVTSDSHPFYTGRQKFTQADGRVDRFNKKYGLKDANAAE; this is encoded by the coding sequence ATGAAAGAAAACATCCATCCAAATTACCAACCTGTTGTATTCATGGATTCTACTACAGGCTTTAAGTTCTTGTCAGGTTCAACTAAATCTTCTCAAGAAACAGTTGAATGGGAAGACGGAAACACTTACCCTGTTATCCGTGTAGAGGTTACTTCTGACTCTCATCCATTCTATACAGGACGTCAAAAATTTACACAAGCAGACGGACGTGTGGATCGTTTCAACAAAAAATACGGTCTCAAAGACGCCAACGCTGCGGAATAA
- a CDS encoding excinuclease ABC subunit UvrA: MNNEWINIYNASQNNLKQVSTKIPKHQVTVVTGVSGSGKSSLVFDTLVAESRRELNDTFSSYIQHALPKYGRPDVERIEHLPIAIPIEQKKLSASSRSTVGTYTEIYTFLRLLFSRVGTPFIGYSDTFSFNHPEGKCPTCDGLGYTTKIDVHKLIDFNKSLNESPIDFPTFGYDAWRWKRYAYSGLFDLDKKIKDYTVEELNLLLYAPQQKLKNPTEKWPKTALYEGIVPRIERSILHADVAKRHKKQLDRFVTVGTCDTCLGKRVNDRVRSCKIAGKSIAELVQLPLEELKAFIDKIDAPLAKEIKPEISNRLDALVDIGLSYLTLSRATGSLSGGEAQRIRISKYINNALNDVMYVLDEPSAGLHPKDIDRIKTALLKLKEKGNTVVLVEHNPQLIEMADYIIDIGPKAGGDGGEVQFSGSYADFLKSNTPTSTAIREIIPIKTEVRRPLDWLTVKHAALNNLKGFATRVPLGVLSVLCGVAGSGKSSLGEVIRQTAIEKELEVVSISQKSIGINLRSTPLTYLDIFGEIRKKFAKANHVSAALFSYNSTGACPHCKGKGVIVSDMSFMDDIVTECEVCQGTRYKKEVLDYTYKGKTIVEVLGMSVLESFEFFEQESFAHELQTLVEVGLSYLKLNQSLTTLSGGELQRLKLASQLHKGGAFYVLDEPTDGLHLTDIDFLLRLLNRLVDAGNTVILLEHHLSVMKRADWLLEVGPEGGSQGGTLIFEGTPQMLLDSDDTITRPYFSI, encoded by the coding sequence ATGAATAATGAATGGATCAACATTTACAATGCTTCGCAAAACAATTTGAAACAGGTATCGACCAAAATTCCCAAACATCAAGTAACAGTTGTAACCGGGGTTTCAGGCTCGGGAAAATCTTCGCTCGTTTTTGATACGCTTGTAGCAGAATCAAGAAGAGAGCTTAACGATACTTTTTCGAGTTATATTCAGCATGCGTTGCCAAAATATGGTCGACCAGACGTTGAAAGGATTGAGCATTTGCCGATTGCTATTCCGATTGAGCAGAAAAAACTATCGGCTAGTTCTCGTTCGACTGTAGGAACATACACAGAAATATACACATTCTTACGTCTACTGTTTTCAAGAGTGGGTACTCCTTTTATTGGCTATTCAGATACGTTCTCATTTAATCATCCAGAAGGAAAATGTCCGACGTGCGATGGGCTCGGCTATACAACTAAGATTGATGTACATAAATTAATTGATTTTAATAAATCTTTAAATGAAAGTCCGATTGATTTTCCGACATTTGGCTATGATGCATGGCGTTGGAAACGGTATGCGTACAGTGGCTTATTTGACTTAGATAAAAAAATCAAAGATTACACAGTGGAAGAATTGAATTTGCTTTTATATGCGCCACAGCAAAAATTAAAAAATCCAACCGAAAAGTGGCCAAAAACTGCTTTATATGAAGGCATCGTCCCTCGAATAGAACGCAGTATTCTTCATGCGGATGTTGCCAAACGGCATAAAAAGCAACTAGACCGGTTTGTCACTGTTGGGACCTGCGATACTTGCCTAGGAAAACGTGTCAATGACCGAGTTCGCAGTTGCAAAATTGCGGGAAAAAGTATTGCTGAGCTGGTTCAGTTGCCTTTAGAAGAATTGAAAGCCTTTATAGATAAAATTGATGCTCCGCTGGCAAAAGAAATCAAACCAGAAATCAGTAATCGACTGGATGCACTAGTAGATATTGGCTTGAGCTATTTGACTTTATCAAGGGCAACGGGAAGTTTGTCGGGAGGAGAAGCGCAAAGAATTAGAATCTCCAAATACATCAATAATGCCTTAAATGATGTGATGTATGTCTTAGATGAGCCAAGTGCAGGTCTACATCCAAAAGATATTGATCGCATAAAAACAGCCTTGTTAAAGCTTAAAGAAAAAGGCAATACGGTGGTCTTAGTCGAACACAATCCACAGTTGATTGAAATGGCGGACTATATTATTGATATCGGACCAAAAGCAGGAGGGGATGGCGGAGAGGTTCAATTCTCAGGATCGTATGCAGACTTTTTAAAGAGTAATACTCCGACAAGCACTGCTATCAGAGAAATAATTCCCATTAAAACAGAGGTACGTCGTCCGCTGGATTGGTTAACCGTGAAACATGCAGCACTTAATAATTTGAAAGGTTTTGCTACTCGCGTTCCTTTGGGAGTCTTGTCAGTTCTTTGTGGTGTTGCAGGGTCTGGGAAATCTTCATTAGGAGAAGTTATTAGACAAACCGCAATAGAAAAAGAACTAGAGGTTGTTTCAATTTCTCAAAAAAGCATTGGCATCAATTTGCGTTCTACGCCCTTGACTTATTTAGATATTTTTGGAGAGATCCGCAAAAAATTTGCAAAAGCTAATCATGTCAGTGCAGCTTTATTTAGTTATAACTCAACGGGCGCTTGTCCGCATTGCAAGGGGAAAGGAGTCATTGTTTCGGACATGTCCTTTATGGATGATATCGTTACAGAATGTGAAGTTTGTCAGGGGACACGCTACAAAAAAGAAGTGTTGGACTATACGTATAAAGGAAAGACGATTGTTGAAGTGCTGGGGATGAGCGTTTTAGAAAGCTTTGAGTTTTTTGAACAAGAGAGTTTTGCTCATGAGTTACAAACTTTAGTCGAAGTGGGATTAAGCTATTTGAAGTTAAATCAATCGCTGACAACGCTATCTGGTGGAGAATTGCAACGCTTGAAATTGGCTAGTCAACTCCATAAAGGTGGAGCTTTTTATGTTTTGGATGAGCCGACAGATGGCTTACATTTAACGGATATTGATTTTTTATTGCGCTTGTTGAACCGATTAGTAGATGCTGGAAATACCGTGATATTACTGGAGCACCATCTGAGTGTGATGAAGCGTGCAGATTGGTTACTTGAAGTGGGGCCAGAAGGTGGAAGCCAAGGTGGAACTCTTATTTTTGAAGGGACGCCGCAAATGTTACTAGACTCAGATGATACGATTACGAGACCCTACTTTTCAATCTAA
- a CDS encoding NAD(P)H-binding protein: protein MKKVAVIGGTGFLGIEVCKAALEEGFRVVSISRTGQPTNQTNDFTQAMPIDFLALDIFQAERLKETISTCDVVIDLVGILFEKKSQNLTYQKMIVESAQIISNAAQQTNISVVIFVSAAIGIPLIGKKYLLAKREAEHLFKGKSFEGKIIRPPLLYGKSKQSSLYLAYLLKVGMYLPFLKNILRPYQAEAVEEVAKKIVALC, encoded by the coding sequence TTGAAAAAAGTAGCGGTAATTGGTGGAACTGGCTTTCTGGGAATTGAAGTGTGTAAAGCCGCATTAGAAGAAGGATTTCGAGTTGTATCAATTTCCAGAACAGGCCAACCAACCAATCAAACTAATGATTTTACGCAAGCAATGCCGATAGACTTTTTAGCTTTGGATATTTTTCAAGCAGAACGGCTAAAAGAGACAATCAGTACTTGTGATGTAGTGATTGATTTGGTAGGGATTCTCTTTGAGAAAAAATCCCAAAACCTCACCTATCAAAAAATGATTGTAGAAAGTGCCCAAATTATTAGCAATGCGGCGCAGCAAACCAATATTTCAGTCGTGATCTTTGTTTCTGCAGCAATCGGGATTCCGCTTATTGGCAAAAAATATTTACTGGCAAAAAGAGAAGCAGAACACCTTTTTAAAGGAAAGTCGTTTGAGGGGAAAATCATCAGACCACCACTTCTTTATGGCAAGTCAAAGCAAAGCTCACTTTATTTGGCTTATTTACTAAAAGTAGGAATGTATCTTCCGTTTTTAAAGAACATTTTGCGACCTTACCAAGCAGAAGCAGTAGAAGAAGTTGCAAAAAAAATTGTTGCCTTGTGCTAA
- a CDS encoding O-methyltransferase has protein sequence MQNEMMRRPIVKQEIVEFMRSKQKQLPGKIGEIERAANQKGVPIIPHETVVFLQFLLGQIQPKNILEIGAAIGFSSSLMAQTIGNGGHVTTIDRFDVMIEKAKNTYKQLDLEQQVTLLEGQAADILPTLTEGYDFIFMDSAKSKYIEFLPECLRLIKTKGVIMIDDVFQAGTILQPIEEIHRSQRAIHRKLNELMDTVLTHPDLTSTLVPLGDGILLITKETDNVQL, from the coding sequence GTGCAAAATGAAATGATGAGAAGGCCGATTGTGAAACAAGAAATTGTGGAATTTATGCGGTCAAAACAAAAACAATTACCAGGAAAAATTGGGGAAATCGAACGAGCTGCTAACCAAAAGGGTGTCCCAATCATTCCCCACGAAACAGTTGTTTTCTTACAGTTTTTATTAGGACAAATACAGCCTAAAAACATTTTAGAAATTGGTGCTGCAATTGGTTTTTCTTCGAGCCTAATGGCACAAACCATTGGTAATGGTGGACACGTTACCACAATTGACCGTTTCGATGTGATGATTGAAAAAGCAAAAAACACGTATAAACAGCTAGATTTAGAGCAGCAAGTGACCTTGCTCGAAGGACAAGCAGCCGATATACTCCCGACTCTAACAGAAGGCTACGATTTTATTTTTATGGATAGTGCAAAATCAAAATATATTGAATTTTTGCCTGAATGTCTACGTCTGATTAAGACCAAAGGCGTGATCATGATTGATGATGTATTCCAAGCAGGGACTATTCTGCAGCCTATTGAAGAAATCCATCGTAGTCAACGTGCCATTCACCGCAAACTTAATGAGCTGATGGACACAGTATTAACCCATCCAGATCTAACTTCTACTCTTGTACCACTTGGAGACGGTATTTTATTGATTACAAAAGAAACGGACAATGTCCAACTATGA
- the rplU gene encoding 50S ribosomal protein L21 codes for MYAIVKTGGKQVKVEVGQAIYVEKLDVEAGEKVVFDEVILVGGDSTKVGTPTIKGATVEGTVEKHGKQKKVVTFKYKPKKHSHRKQGHRQPYTKVVIDAINA; via the coding sequence ATGTATGCAATCGTAAAAACTGGCGGTAAGCAAGTAAAAGTTGAAGTAGGTCAAGCAATCTACGTTGAAAAATTAGACGTGGAAGCTGGCGAAAAAGTTGTATTTGATGAGGTTATTTTAGTAGGTGGCGATTCTACCAAAGTAGGAACACCAACTATCAAAGGCGCAACTGTTGAAGGAACTGTTGAAAAACACGGAAAGCAAAAGAAAGTTGTGACATTCAAATACAAACCAAAAAAACATTCACATCGTAAACAAGGTCATCGTCAACCTTATACAAAAGTTGTCATTGACGCAATTAATGCTTAA
- a CDS encoding ribosomal-processing cysteine protease Prp — protein sequence MISVVFKRNDSKELVSFELSGHAQAGPYGSDIVCAAVSALSISTINGIEALAGFVPIVEVESEQGGYLYMELIADMSSKQNEIAQILLENLVLAVQSIEAEHPSNVRLLTNEGGQNS from the coding sequence ATGATTTCAGTTGTTTTTAAGCGAAACGACTCAAAAGAGCTTGTTTCCTTTGAGTTGTCTGGTCATGCTCAGGCAGGACCTTATGGAAGTGATATAGTCTGTGCGGCAGTCTCGGCACTTTCGATTAGCACAATCAATGGAATAGAGGCACTAGCTGGTTTTGTTCCGATTGTAGAGGTTGAAAGTGAGCAAGGTGGCTACCTGTATATGGAGCTTATTGCGGATATGTCCTCAAAGCAAAATGAAATTGCGCAAATCTTACTTGAAAATTTAGTCTTAGCAGTTCAATCAATTGAAGCCGAACATCCAAGTAATGTTCGGCTACTAACCAATGAAGGAGGTCAAAACTCATGA
- the rpmA gene encoding 50S ribosomal protein L27, producing the protein MNLQLFAHKKGGGSTSNGRDSESKRLGAKSADGQTVTGGSILYRQRGTKIFPGTNVGIGGDDTLFAKVDGVVRFERKGRDKKQVSVYPVAQ; encoded by the coding sequence ATGAATTTGCAATTATTTGCCCACAAAAAAGGTGGCGGTTCGACTTCAAACGGCCGTGACTCAGAATCTAAACGTCTTGGTGCGAAAAGCGCTGACGGACAAACTGTTACTGGTGGATCAATTTTATACCGTCAACGCGGAACTAAAATTTTCCCAGGTACAAACGTTGGGATTGGTGGAGACGATACTTTATTTGCCAAAGTTGACGGCGTAGTACGTTTTGAACGTAAAGGTCGCGACAAAAAACAAGTATCTGTATATCCAGTTGCTCAATAA
- a CDS encoding M24 family metallopeptidase translates to MMQRVEKLRIEMEKEGLAALLVTSPYNLRYLTGFTGTTGLAVITLNKAFFITDFRYTEQAAKQCVGFEVVKNTGPIFEEVAHLVEQENLPNLGFEETQITFSEYSYLEEIVDTALIPVSDMIETLREIKDEEEIATIRKACEISDAAFTHILTFIKPGVTEIQVANELDFHMRSLGAGGVSFETIVASGLRSAMPHGVASDKVIESGDFVTLDFGCYYNGYVSDMTRTISVGEPSEKLKEIYQVVLEAQLKVIEVAKAGVTGIELDAVARDHIASKGYGEAFGHSTGHGIGLEIHERPNVSRVSEQAFVPGNVITDEPGIYLPGIGGVRIEDDLLITENGCEVLVHSPKELIIL, encoded by the coding sequence ATGATGCAACGTGTTGAAAAATTGAGAATAGAGATGGAAAAGGAAGGGTTAGCGGCGCTTTTAGTTACAAGTCCATATAACTTAAGATATCTAACTGGTTTTACTGGAACGACTGGTTTAGCGGTAATTACACTAAACAAAGCGTTTTTTATAACAGATTTTAGATATACCGAACAAGCTGCCAAGCAATGTGTGGGGTTTGAAGTAGTAAAAAATACGGGGCCAATTTTTGAAGAGGTTGCACATCTTGTAGAACAAGAAAACTTACCAAATTTAGGCTTTGAGGAAACGCAAATCACTTTTTCGGAATATTCTTATTTGGAAGAAATTGTCGATACAGCCCTTATCCCTGTCTCTGACATGATTGAAACACTTAGAGAAATTAAAGACGAAGAGGAAATTGCGACTATCAGAAAAGCCTGTGAAATTTCTGATGCTGCCTTTACCCATATTTTGACCTTTATTAAGCCAGGTGTGACTGAGATTCAAGTAGCCAATGAACTAGACTTTCATATGCGTTCTCTTGGTGCGGGTGGTGTTTCATTTGAAACGATTGTCGCTAGTGGCTTACGTTCTGCGATGCCTCATGGGGTTGCAAGCGACAAAGTGATTGAGTCTGGAGATTTTGTGACGCTTGATTTTGGTTGTTATTACAACGGCTATGTTTCCGATATGACGAGAACTATTTCTGTGGGAGAACCTAGCGAAAAGCTAAAAGAAATTTATCAAGTAGTGTTAGAAGCTCAACTAAAAGTAATTGAGGTAGCAAAAGCAGGGGTGACAGGAATCGAACTAGATGCAGTTGCTAGAGATCATATTGCTTCTAAAGGATATGGCGAGGCATTTGGACATAGTACGGGTCATGGCATTGGCCTTGAAATTCACGAACGTCCAAATGTTTCAAGAGTAAGTGAACAAGCCTTTGTGCCGGGAAATGTGATTACAGATGAACCAGGAATTTATTTGCCAGGAATTGGCGGGGTTCGTATCGAAGATGATTTGTTAATTACTGAGAATGGCTGTGAAGTATTGGTACATTCACCAAAAGAGTTAATTATTTTATAA
- a CDS encoding Asp23/Gls24 family envelope stress response protein, with amino-acid sequence MAEATNLVLTDEQVNDGGEIVIAPEVIEVIIGIAASKVEGVYGMRGTLTSNVTELFGRSAHGKGVHLDIQDDGLKVDLYCYINYGVSVPKVAMEMQEKVKEQVLYMTDIELAEVNIHVVAIVPEKLMSPNLDELFDSEEEDE; translated from the coding sequence ATGGCGGAAGCAACAAACCTAGTATTAACAGACGAGCAAGTAAACGATGGTGGTGAAATCGTTATTGCACCAGAAGTAATTGAGGTCATCATAGGCATTGCCGCTTCTAAAGTAGAAGGCGTATACGGAATGCGTGGGACTTTGACTTCTAATGTCACAGAGCTATTCGGGCGTTCAGCGCACGGAAAAGGGGTTCATCTTGATATTCAAGACGATGGACTAAAAGTTGACTTGTATTGTTACATCAATTACGGTGTATCTGTTCCAAAAGTAGCGATGGAAATGCAAGAAAAAGTCAAAGAACAAGTATTATATATGACGGACATAGAATTAGCTGAGGTCAATATTCATGTAGTAGCGATTGTTCCAGAGAAACTAATGAGTCCAAACCTAGATGAATTATTTGATTCAGAAGAAGAGGATGAATAA
- the nusB gene encoding transcription antitermination factor NusB: MNNLELTRHEIREKALQALFPLDFNAELSKQDAIYYTLELDQREWVSEDEESFVPLYLDMLVEGVCVKKEELDTYIQKYLKGWSLTRIAKIDLVIMRIALFEMLYVEEVPSKVAVNEAIELTKKFSDDTSRKFVNGVLSNAMKEIDSKDA, translated from the coding sequence ATGAATAACTTGGAATTAACCAGACATGAAATTAGAGAAAAAGCATTGCAAGCTTTGTTCCCATTAGACTTTAATGCAGAGTTATCAAAGCAAGATGCCATTTATTACACGCTTGAGTTGGATCAAAGAGAATGGGTTAGTGAGGACGAGGAATCGTTCGTACCGCTTTACTTGGATATGCTTGTTGAGGGTGTGTGTGTGAAGAAAGAAGAACTCGATACATATATTCAAAAATACTTAAAAGGGTGGTCATTGACGCGGATTGCTAAGATTGATTTAGTTATTATGCGGATTGCACTTTTTGAAATGCTTTATGTAGAAGAAGTTCCTTCTAAAGTAGCGGTAAATGAAGCAATTGAGCTGACAAAAAAATTTAGTGATGATACTTCACGTAAATTTGTAAATGGTGTACTATCAAATGCAATGAAAGAAATTGACTCAAAGGATGCATAA
- a CDS encoding bifunctional methylenetetrahydrofolate dehydrogenase/methenyltetrahydrofolate cyclohydrolase, whose translation MGTIIDGRGLADKIQHELKEEVAALKEKGIVPGLAVVLVGENGASKTYVKNKERSAQKVGIHSIVDRLPEETTEQALLMKIEQYNQDPTIHGILVQLPLPLHINEEKILQAILPSKDVDGFHPVNMGKLFSGQPDKLPCTPYGIMEMFKHYDVDLEGKNAVVIGRSNIVGKPMAQLLLMKNATVTIAHSKTKNLAKIAQEADILVVAIGKANFITADFVKSGAVVIDVGMNRDDQGKLAGDVAFDQVIDKASLVTPVPKGVGPMTITMLLSQTVSSAKEQMTVVR comes from the coding sequence ATGGGAACAATAATTGATGGTCGAGGATTAGCCGATAAAATTCAGCATGAGTTAAAAGAAGAGGTGGCAGCGTTAAAAGAAAAAGGGATTGTTCCAGGTCTTGCTGTGGTACTTGTAGGAGAAAATGGTGCAAGTAAAACTTATGTAAAGAATAAAGAACGTTCCGCACAAAAAGTGGGGATTCACTCTATTGTAGATCGTTTGCCCGAAGAAACGACGGAACAAGCGCTGTTAATGAAAATCGAACAGTACAATCAAGACCCAACTATCCATGGGATTTTGGTTCAGTTGCCACTACCCCTACATATCAACGAAGAAAAGATTTTGCAGGCCATTTTGCCAAGTAAAGATGTAGATGGTTTTCATCCAGTAAATATGGGCAAGCTGTTTAGTGGACAACCAGACAAACTGCCTTGTACGCCATATGGTATCATGGAAATGTTCAAGCACTATGATGTGGACTTGGAAGGGAAAAATGCAGTAGTGATTGGTCGTAGTAATATAGTAGGAAAGCCTATGGCACAATTGTTGTTAATGAAAAATGCAACGGTGACTATAGCACATTCAAAAACTAAAAATTTAGCTAAAATTGCACAAGAAGCAGACATTTTAGTTGTGGCGATTGGGAAAGCAAATTTTATAACAGCTGATTTTGTAAAATCTGGTGCAGTTGTAATCGATGTCGGGATGAACCGAGACGATCAAGGAAAACTTGCTGGAGATGTCGCATTTGATCAAGTCATTGACAAAGCCAGTCTTGTGACCCCTGTTCCCAAAGGTGTAGGTCCCATGACTATCACGATGTTACTTAGCCAAACGGTGAGCAGTGCCAAAGAACAAATGACAGTAGTTAGGTAA